Proteins encoded by one window of Bradyrhizobium sp. B097:
- the cyoA gene encoding ubiquinol oxidase subunit II, translated as MRALKLLALLPFAALLGGCDFVVLAPAGDVAVQQRDLVVISTVLMLIIVLPVMALTVLFAWRYRQSNTAAPYEPEWDHSTQLELVIWSAPLLIIICLGALTWMGTHLLDPYRSLGRIAADKPIESKDAPLNVEVVALDWKWLFIYPDYGVAAVNELTAPVDRPIRFRITASSVMNSFYIPALAGQIYAMPGMETKLHAVSNKEGTYRGFSANYSGAGFSGMHFEFKSLSNADFDKWIGTARASGSMLGRTDYLQLERPSQNDPVRLYRSVDRDLYKAILNMCVEPGKMCMSEMMAIDAKGGLGREGLNNTLPLTYDKYARRGAPLGAEPTFVAGICAMDEIKDAPSRDVLAPLDLTPLRGVGLKRPPFSPAHPSSTSLLLGQRPKSDS; from the coding sequence GTGCGCGCCTTGAAATTATTGGCCTTATTGCCGTTCGCGGCGCTCCTTGGCGGGTGCGATTTCGTCGTCCTGGCCCCTGCCGGCGACGTCGCCGTGCAACAGCGCGACCTCGTCGTGATCTCCACCGTCCTGATGCTCATCATCGTGCTTCCGGTGATGGCGCTGACCGTCCTCTTCGCCTGGCGCTACCGCCAGTCCAATACCGCAGCCCCCTACGAGCCGGAGTGGGATCACTCGACCCAGCTCGAGCTCGTGATCTGGTCGGCGCCGCTTCTGATCATCATCTGCCTGGGTGCGCTGACCTGGATGGGCACGCATCTGCTCGATCCCTACCGCTCGCTCGGCCGCATCGCCGCCGACAAGCCGATCGAGAGCAAGGACGCCCCGCTCAATGTCGAGGTGGTCGCGCTCGACTGGAAGTGGCTGTTCATCTACCCGGACTACGGCGTCGCCGCCGTCAACGAGCTCACAGCTCCCGTCGACCGCCCAATCCGCTTCCGCATCACGGCGTCTTCCGTGATGAACTCGTTCTACATCCCCGCCCTCGCCGGCCAGATCTACGCGATGCCCGGCATGGAGACCAAGCTGCACGCGGTCTCCAACAAGGAAGGCACTTACAGAGGCTTCTCCGCCAATTACAGCGGCGCCGGCTTCTCCGGCATGCACTTCGAGTTCAAGAGCCTGTCGAACGCCGATTTCGACAAGTGGATCGGCACCGCCAGGGCCAGCGGCAGCATGCTCGGCCGCACCGACTATCTGCAGCTCGAGCGTCCGAGCCAGAACGATCCGGTCCGTCTCTATCGCTCGGTCGATCGTGATCTCTACAAGGCGATCCTCAACATGTGCGTCGAGCCTGGCAAGATGTGCATGAGCGAGATGATGGCGATCGACGCCAAGGGCGGCCTCGGCCGCGAAGGCCTCAACAACACGCTGCCGCTGACTTACGACAAATACGCCCGCCGCGGCGCGCCGCTCGGCGCTGAGCCGACCTTCGTCGCCGGCATCTGCGCGATGGACGAGATCAAGGACGCGCCGTCGCGCGACGTTCTCGCGCCGCTCGACCTGACGCCGCTGCGCGGTGTCGGGCTGAAGCGCCCGCCGTTCTCGCCCGCCCATCCGTCATCGACATCCTTGCTGCTCGGCCAGCGCCCAAAATCAGACTCCTGA
- the cyoB gene encoding cytochrome o ubiquinol oxidase subunit I, whose protein sequence is MNPDLIKMIFGRLNLDALPLHEPILVGTFAVVATGGLALFAIVTYFRLWTYLWREWFTTVDHKRIGIMYMILGIVMLLRGFADALMMRLQQAIAFGGSDGYLPAHHYDQVFTAHGVIMIFFVAMPLVTGLMNYVVPLQIGARDVSFPFLNNFSFWMTVGGAVLVMMSLFVGEFARTGWLAYPPLSNIGYSPDVGVDYYIWGLQVAGVGTTLSGINLVCTIVKLRAPGMTMMKMPVFTWTSLCTNVLIVASFPVLTAVLALLSLDRYVGTNFFTNDFGGNPMMYVNLIWIWGHPEVYILVLPAFGIFSEVTATFSGKRLFGYTSMVYATVVITILSYLVWLHHFFTMGSGASVNSFFGITTMIISIPTGAKMFNWLFTMYRGRIRFELPMMWTVAFMLTFVIGGMTGVLLAVPPADFVLHNSLFLIAHFHNVIIGGVLFGLFAGINYWFPKAFGFRLDPFWGKLSFWFWVSGFYFAFMPLYVLGLMGVTRRLRVFDDPSLQIWFVIAAFGAFLILLGIGAMLVQFAVSILRREELKDTTGDPWDARTLEWATSSPPPDYNFAFTPVVYDNDAWWDMKRRGYRRPLTGFKPIHMPSNTGTGVILAGLATVMGFGLIWYIWWLASVSFVALLAVAIGHTFNYHRDFHIPADEVVRTEDARTRVLTAGAQT, encoded by the coding sequence ATGAATCCCGATCTCATCAAGATGATCTTCGGCCGCCTCAATCTGGACGCGCTGCCGCTGCACGAGCCGATCCTGGTCGGCACCTTCGCGGTGGTCGCGACCGGTGGGCTGGCGCTGTTCGCGATCGTCACCTACTTCCGGCTCTGGACCTATCTGTGGCGCGAGTGGTTCACCACCGTCGACCACAAGCGCATCGGCATCATGTACATGATCCTCGGCATCGTGATGCTGCTGCGCGGCTTCGCGGACGCGCTGATGATGCGCCTGCAGCAGGCGATCGCCTTTGGCGGCTCCGACGGCTACCTCCCGGCCCATCACTACGACCAGGTCTTCACCGCCCACGGCGTGATCATGATCTTCTTCGTGGCGATGCCGCTGGTCACCGGCCTGATGAATTACGTGGTGCCGCTGCAGATCGGCGCCCGCGACGTCTCCTTCCCCTTCCTCAACAATTTCAGCTTCTGGATGACGGTCGGCGGCGCCGTGCTGGTGATGATGTCGCTGTTCGTCGGCGAATTCGCCCGCACCGGCTGGCTCGCCTACCCGCCGCTGTCCAACATCGGCTACAGTCCTGACGTCGGCGTCGACTATTACATATGGGGACTACAGGTCGCTGGCGTCGGCACGACACTATCGGGCATCAATTTGGTCTGCACCATCGTCAAGCTGCGCGCGCCGGGCATGACGATGATGAAGATGCCGGTGTTCACCTGGACCTCGCTCTGCACCAACGTCCTGATCGTCGCCTCCTTCCCGGTGCTGACCGCGGTGCTGGCGCTGCTGTCGCTCGACCGCTACGTCGGCACCAACTTCTTCACGAACGACTTCGGCGGCAACCCGATGATGTACGTGAACCTGATCTGGATCTGGGGCCATCCCGAGGTCTACATCCTGGTGCTGCCGGCGTTCGGCATCTTCTCGGAGGTGACCGCGACGTTCTCCGGCAAGCGGCTGTTCGGCTACACCTCGATGGTCTACGCCACCGTCGTCATCACCATCCTGTCCTATCTGGTCTGGCTGCACCACTTCTTCACGATGGGCTCCGGCGCCAGCGTCAACTCGTTCTTCGGCATCACCACCATGATCATCTCGATCCCGACGGGCGCGAAGATGTTCAACTGGCTGTTCACGATGTATCGCGGCCGCATCCGCTTCGAGCTGCCGATGATGTGGACGGTGGCGTTCATGCTGACCTTCGTGATCGGCGGCATGACCGGCGTCTTGCTCGCGGTGCCGCCGGCCGATTTCGTGCTGCATAACAGCCTGTTCCTGATCGCGCATTTCCACAACGTGATCATCGGCGGCGTGCTGTTCGGCCTGTTCGCCGGCATCAATTACTGGTTCCCGAAGGCGTTCGGCTTCAGGCTCGATCCGTTCTGGGGCAAGCTGTCGTTCTGGTTCTGGGTCTCGGGTTTCTACTTCGCCTTCATGCCGCTCTACGTGCTCGGCCTGATGGGCGTGACCCGCCGGCTTCGCGTGTTCGACGATCCCAGCCTGCAGATCTGGTTCGTCATCGCGGCCTTCGGCGCCTTCCTGATCCTGCTCGGCATCGGTGCGATGCTGGTGCAGTTCGCGGTCAGCATCCTGCGCCGCGAAGAGCTGAAGGACACCACCGGCGATCCCTGGGACGCGCGCACGCTGGAATGGGCGACCTCCTCGCCGCCGCCGGACTACAACTTCGCCTTTACTCCGGTGGTCTACGACAACGATGCCTGGTGGGACATGAAGCGCCGCGGCTACAGGCGGCCGCTGACAGGCTTCAAGCCGATCCACATGCCCTCCAACACCGGCACCGGCGTCATCCTCGCCGGCCTCGCGACGGTGATGGGATTCGGCCTGATCTGGTACATCTGGTGGCTTGCCTCCGTCAGCTTCGTTGCGCTGCTCGCGGTCGCGATCGGCCACACCTTCAACTATCACCGCGACTTCCACATCCCGGCGGATGAGGTGGTGCGGACCGAAGATGCGCGGACGCGCGTCCTCACCGCGGGAGCCCAGACATGA
- a CDS encoding M48 family metalloprotease produces MIERAGPREDGTGRRLSAALALVCAALTLSACGNVGRFEQVAPTAAAAPVKPNRVVQQTPNSEREHERILSSYGGAYDDPKLEALIGKTVDRLVAASERPDQAYKVTILNSGAVNAFALPTGQLYVTRGLIALASDTSELSSVLSHEMAHVLAKHAAMREDQARQAAVVTRVVTDMSTDPDLTALALAKTKLTMASFSRQQEFEADGIGVGIAARAHFDPYGASRFLTAMERNAALKIGKTALDPRAQDFTSSHPATPERISNAQTTARQYSSPESNERDRETYLAAIDNIVYGEDPSEGFVRGRRFLHPKLGFTFTAPDNFTLDNTAQAVIGVREGGSQAMRFDVVRVPAEQSLGDYLNSGWMEGVEKSSTEDLNINGFPAASATAHGDQWQFKVYALRFGSDVYRFIFAAKQKSTESERNARETVNSFRRLTLDEIQAARPLRIKVINVQPGDTVESLSHRMAGVDHPAERFRVLNGLDAHAQVKPRDRVKIVVD; encoded by the coding sequence GTGATTGAGCGCGCTGGACCGCGTGAAGATGGAACTGGCCGCCGGCTTTCGGCTGCGCTGGCGCTCGTCTGCGCGGCCCTGACACTGTCGGCCTGCGGCAATGTCGGCCGCTTCGAGCAGGTCGCGCCGACCGCGGCGGCGGCGCCGGTGAAGCCGAACCGCGTGGTGCAGCAGACGCCCAACAGCGAGCGCGAGCATGAGCGCATCCTGTCGTCCTATGGCGGCGCCTATGACGACCCGAAGCTCGAGGCGCTGATCGGCAAGACCGTCGACCGGCTGGTCGCCGCGTCCGAACGGCCCGACCAGGCCTACAAGGTCACGATCCTCAACTCCGGCGCGGTGAACGCCTTCGCGCTGCCGACCGGCCAGCTCTACGTCACGCGCGGCCTGATCGCGCTCGCCAGCGACACTTCCGAACTTTCCTCGGTGCTGAGCCACGAGATGGCGCATGTTCTGGCCAAGCATGCCGCGATGCGCGAGGACCAGGCGCGCCAGGCGGCGGTGGTGACGCGCGTCGTCACCGACATGAGCACCGATCCCGATCTCACCGCGCTGGCGCTCGCCAAGACCAAGCTGACGATGGCGAGCTTCTCGCGGCAGCAGGAGTTCGAGGCTGACGGCATCGGCGTCGGCATCGCCGCGCGTGCGCATTTCGATCCCTACGGCGCGTCACGCTTCCTGACCGCGATGGAGCGCAATGCCGCGCTCAAGATCGGCAAGACCGCGCTCGATCCGCGCGCGCAAGACTTCACCTCGTCGCATCCGGCAACGCCGGAGCGCATCTCCAATGCGCAGACCACCGCGCGGCAATACTCATCGCCCGAAAGCAACGAGCGTGACCGCGAGACCTATCTCGCCGCGATCGACAACATCGTTTATGGCGAGGATCCCAGCGAAGGTTTCGTGCGCGGCCGCCGCTTCCTGCATCCCAAGCTCGGCTTCACCTTCACCGCGCCCGACAATTTCACGCTCGACAACACCGCGCAGGCGGTGATCGGCGTGCGCGAGGGCGGCAGCCAGGCGATGCGCTTCGACGTGGTGCGGGTGCCGGCCGAGCAGTCGCTCGGCGACTATCTGAATTCCGGCTGGATGGAAGGCGTCGAGAAGTCCTCGACCGAGGACCTCAACATCAACGGCTTTCCGGCGGCATCGGCCACCGCGCATGGCGACCAGTGGCAGTTCAAGGTCTACGCGCTGCGCTTCGGCAGCGACGTCTACCGCTTCATCTTCGCCGCCAAGCAGAAATCCACCGAGAGCGAGCGCAACGCGCGCGAGACCGTCAATTCGTTCCGCCGCCTGACCCTCGACGAGATCCAGGCCGCGCGCCCGCTGCGCATCAAGGTCATCAACGTGCAGCCCGGCGACACCGTGGAATCGCTGTCGCATCGCATGGCCGGCGTCGATCATCCGGCCGAGCGCTTCCGCGTGCTCAACGGCCTCGACGCCCACGCCCAGGTGAAGCCGCGCGACCGCGTCAAGATCGTGGTGGATTGA
- a CDS encoding ABC transporter substrate-binding protein yields the protein MRRVLAGVLACVFAISANASLAQDKPPLKLGGILDMSSLYADITGSGSETAAKMAVEDFGGTVLGRKVEIVVGDHLNKADLAANIARDMIDNQGVEMIFDVAASATALAAGEIAKARGKIIMFNGPGSIRLSNEACGPYTVHYVFDTFAQANVTGLAAVKSGLDTWFFLTADYAFGQDLEKDTSNVVVKSGGKVLGSVRHPINTSDFSSFLLQAQASKAKVIGLANAGGDTINAIKQGAEFGITKGGQKISPLLAFVTDIDSVGLETAQGLLLAEAFYWDLNDDTRAFTKRFMERTKRVPTSAQAGVYSSVTHYLQAVKAAGTTDAAAVMKVMKETPINDMFAKNGRIREDGRMVHDMYLFEVKKPSESKGRWDDYKLLATVPGDQAFQPLSESRCPLVKK from the coding sequence ATGAGACGGGTTTTGGCCGGCGTGTTGGCCTGTGTGTTTGCGATCTCGGCGAATGCGTCGCTGGCGCAGGACAAGCCTCCGCTGAAGCTCGGCGGCATCCTCGATATGTCGAGCCTTTATGCCGACATCACCGGTTCCGGCAGCGAAACCGCCGCCAAGATGGCGGTGGAGGATTTTGGCGGCACGGTGCTCGGCCGCAAGGTCGAGATCGTGGTCGGCGACCATCTCAACAAGGCCGACCTTGCCGCCAACATCGCCCGCGACATGATCGACAACCAGGGCGTCGAGATGATTTTCGACGTCGCGGCGTCCGCGACCGCGCTCGCCGCCGGCGAGATCGCTAAGGCGCGCGGCAAGATCATCATGTTCAACGGCCCGGGCTCGATTCGCCTCTCCAACGAGGCCTGCGGCCCCTATACCGTGCACTATGTGTTCGACACCTTCGCGCAGGCCAATGTGACCGGCCTTGCCGCGGTGAAATCCGGCCTCGACACTTGGTTCTTCCTGACCGCGGACTACGCGTTCGGCCAGGATCTCGAAAAGGACACCAGCAATGTGGTGGTGAAGTCGGGCGGCAAGGTGCTCGGCAGCGTGCGGCATCCGATCAATACCTCGGACTTCTCCTCCTTCCTGCTGCAGGCGCAGGCCTCCAAGGCCAAGGTGATCGGGCTCGCCAATGCCGGCGGCGACACCATCAACGCGATCAAGCAGGGCGCCGAGTTCGGCATCACCAAGGGCGGCCAGAAGATCTCGCCGCTGCTGGCTTTCGTGACCGATATCGACAGCGTCGGGCTCGAGACCGCGCAGGGGCTGCTGCTCGCGGAAGCGTTTTATTGGGATCTCAATGACGACACCCGCGCCTTCACCAAGCGCTTCATGGAGCGCACCAAGCGGGTGCCGACCTCAGCCCAGGCCGGCGTCTACTCCTCCGTGACGCATTATCTGCAGGCGGTGAAAGCCGCCGGCACGACGGACGCGGCCGCCGTCATGAAGGTGATGAAGGAGACCCCGATCAACGACATGTTCGCCAAGAACGGCCGGATTCGTGAGGACGGCCGCATGGTGCACGACATGTATCTGTTCGAGGTCAAGAAGCCCTCGGAGTCGAAGGGCCGCTGGGACGACTACAAGCTGCTCGCGACCGTGCCGGGCGACCAGGCGTTCCAGCCGCTGTCGGAGTCGCGCTGCCCGCTGGTGAAGAAATAG
- a CDS encoding MFS transporter has product MAHGTPTASGHGQAKPGEIAIGVIIGRTSEFFDFFVYAIASVIVFPKLVFPFVNELTGTLYSFGIFALAFAARPLGTVIFMAVDRRHGKGAKLVIALFLLGTATVALAFLPGYDTIGVAAIWLLAAARVLQGIAWGGAWDGLASLLAMNAPANRRGWYAMVPQLGAPLGLIVASALFAFFAGNLSADDFFDWGWRYPFFVAFAINVVALFARLRMVATDEYSELFESRDLEPARVGETVAQEGRNILLGAFAPLASFALFHMVTVFPLSWVFLFTRESPVRFLIIEMIGAMVGVVAIIASGMIADRVGRKPLLLGSAVAIAVYSGFAPQLLDAGAFGETIYMVLGFVLLGLSFGQSSGAIASNFARTYRYTASALTSDFAWLFGAGFAPLAALLLATHFGLISAGAYLLSGAVWTLLALWLSGLREAEVN; this is encoded by the coding sequence ATGGCTCACGGCACCCCGACCGCGTCAGGTCACGGGCAGGCGAAACCCGGCGAAATCGCCATCGGCGTCATCATCGGGCGCACGTCGGAATTCTTCGACTTCTTCGTCTACGCGATCGCCTCGGTGATCGTGTTCCCGAAGCTGGTGTTTCCGTTCGTCAATGAACTGACCGGCACGCTATATTCATTCGGCATCTTCGCGCTGGCCTTTGCCGCGCGGCCGCTCGGTACCGTCATCTTCATGGCGGTCGACCGCCGCCACGGCAAGGGCGCCAAGCTCGTCATCGCGCTGTTCCTGCTCGGCACCGCCACGGTGGCGCTCGCGTTTCTGCCCGGCTACGACACGATCGGCGTCGCGGCGATCTGGCTGCTCGCTGCCGCGCGCGTCCTGCAGGGCATCGCCTGGGGCGGCGCGTGGGACGGCCTCGCCTCGCTGCTCGCGATGAACGCGCCGGCAAATCGCCGCGGCTGGTACGCGATGGTGCCGCAGCTCGGCGCGCCGCTCGGCCTGATCGTGGCGAGCGCGCTGTTCGCGTTCTTCGCCGGCAACCTCTCGGCGGATGATTTCTTCGATTGGGGCTGGCGCTATCCGTTCTTCGTCGCCTTCGCCATCAACGTGGTGGCGCTGTTCGCGCGGCTGCGCATGGTGGCGACGGATGAGTATTCCGAGCTGTTCGAAAGCCGCGACCTCGAGCCGGCGCGCGTCGGCGAGACCGTGGCGCAGGAGGGCCGCAATATCCTGCTCGGCGCCTTCGCGCCGCTGGCGAGCTTTGCGCTGTTCCACATGGTCACGGTGTTTCCGCTGTCCTGGGTGTTCCTGTTCACCAGGGAAAGCCCGGTGCGCTTCCTGATCATCGAGATGATCGGCGCCATGGTCGGCGTCGTCGCGATCATCGCCTCCGGCATGATCGCCGACCGCGTCGGGCGCAAGCCGCTGTTGCTGGGGTCCGCGGTCGCGATCGCGGTGTATAGCGGCTTTGCCCCGCAGTTGCTCGATGCCGGTGCGTTCGGCGAGACGATCTACATGGTGCTCGGCTTCGTGCTGCTCGGGCTGTCGTTCGGCCAGTCGTCCGGCGCGATCGCCTCGAACTTCGCGCGGACCTATCGCTACACCGCCTCGGCGCTGACCTCGGATTTCGCCTGGCTGTTCGGCGCCGGCTTTGCGCCGCTCGCCGCGCTGCTGCTGGCGACGCATTTCGGCCTGATCTCGGCCGGCGCGTATCTGTTGTCGGGCGCGGTTTGGACGCTGCTCGCGCTGTGGCTGAGCGGCCTGCGCGAAGCGGAAGTCAATTAG
- a CDS encoding c-type cytochrome, translating into MTIRSIAGVLAPRQAKIAAMAAIAILLALNSARAAGDPARGATLYQGCGDCHSIEKNDVGPMHKGVVGRLAGSVAGYNYSPALKDSKIVWTEANLDKWLTGPDAMVPGTKMFYEVQDPKDRADIIAFLKEKAK; encoded by the coding sequence ATGACCATTCGTTCGATCGCAGGCGTGCTGGCGCCGCGGCAGGCCAAAATCGCCGCGATGGCGGCCATCGCGATCTTGCTCGCGCTGAACAGCGCCCGCGCGGCGGGTGATCCGGCGCGCGGCGCCACGCTGTACCAGGGCTGCGGCGATTGCCATTCGATCGAGAAGAACGACGTCGGTCCGATGCACAAGGGGGTGGTGGGCCGCCTTGCCGGCTCGGTTGCGGGCTACAATTACTCGCCGGCGCTGAAGGACTCGAAGATCGTGTGGACCGAGGCCAATCTCGACAAATGGCTCACCGGTCCGGACGCGATGGTTCCCGGCACCAAGATGTTCTACGAGGTTCAGGATCCGAAGGACCGCGCCGACATCATCGCCTTCCTCAAGGAGAAGGCGAAGTAG
- a CDS encoding transporter, producing MFHNRFGAVARLAELGCVLAALTLAAATAARADGCPKPSDEIATDRPDVTNSSIVVPVGSLQSENGINLTGRNSGRSIDGSNSRWRLGIAPCLEVLIDLPSYTGTMRSPGASGFSDVAPGLKWQISPVPGKFDLSITAGVALPTGAAAIAGRGAQPYIQLPWSWELHDGWGVSGMFTEFFRPAELTGQHMSEATFVIEKKLTERISVFTEYVGDYPEGARPTQLINSGGMYRLTPTQQLDLHFAFGLNRNSPNYIVGLGYSFRVDGLFQ from the coding sequence GTGTTTCACAATCGGTTCGGCGCCGTCGCTCGACTTGCCGAACTCGGGTGCGTGCTTGCTGCGCTCACCCTCGCAGCAGCCACCGCTGCGCGCGCGGACGGTTGTCCCAAGCCGAGCGACGAAATTGCGACCGACCGGCCCGACGTCACCAATTCGAGTATCGTCGTGCCGGTCGGGAGCCTGCAGAGCGAAAACGGCATCAACCTGACCGGCCGCAACAGTGGCCGCAGCATCGACGGCAGCAACAGCCGCTGGCGGCTCGGCATCGCGCCCTGCCTCGAGGTCCTGATCGACCTGCCGAGCTATACCGGCACAATGAGATCGCCGGGCGCCTCGGGCTTCTCCGACGTCGCTCCCGGACTCAAATGGCAGATCAGCCCGGTGCCGGGAAAGTTCGACCTGTCGATCACCGCCGGCGTCGCGCTGCCGACGGGCGCAGCCGCCATCGCCGGGCGCGGCGCGCAGCCCTACATCCAGCTGCCATGGTCATGGGAGCTGCATGACGGCTGGGGCGTCAGCGGCATGTTCACGGAATTCTTCCGCCCCGCCGAGCTAACCGGCCAGCACATGTCGGAGGCGACCTTCGTGATCGAGAAGAAATTGACCGAGCGGATCAGCGTGTTCACCGAATATGTCGGCGACTATCCCGAAGGCGCGCGGCCGACCCAGCTGATCAATTCCGGCGGCATGTACCGGCTCACGCCGACCCAGCAGCTCGATCTCCATTTCGCGTTCGGGCTCAACCGCAACTCGCCGAACTACATCGTCGGTCTCGGCTATTCGTTCCGCGTCGACGGGCTGTTTCAGTGA
- the cyoC gene encoding cytochrome o ubiquinol oxidase subunit III, giving the protein MTIATVSTQSSEPVFHVIDEHAHPEGASTMLGFWIYLMSDCLIFAMLFATYGVLGGNYAAGPAPKDLFDLKLVALNTTMLLLSSITYGFAMLTMEKSRIGATQAWLAITGLFGLAFLGIELTEFAHMIHEGATPQRSAFLSSFFTLVGTHGLHVTFGLVWLVTLMVQTARFGLTEANRRRLMCLSMFWHFLDVVWIGVFTFVYLLGMLR; this is encoded by the coding sequence ATGACCATTGCTACCGTCTCCACACAAAGCTCCGAACCGGTCTTTCACGTCATCGACGAGCACGCGCATCCGGAAGGCGCCAGCACCATGCTGGGCTTCTGGATCTACCTGATGAGCGACTGTCTCATCTTCGCGATGCTGTTTGCGACCTATGGCGTGCTCGGCGGCAACTATGCCGCCGGCCCGGCGCCGAAGGACCTGTTCGACCTCAAGCTGGTGGCGCTCAACACCACGATGCTGCTGCTCTCCTCGATCACCTATGGCTTCGCCATGCTGACGATGGAGAAATCGAGGATCGGCGCGACGCAGGCCTGGCTCGCCATCACCGGACTGTTCGGCCTCGCCTTCCTCGGCATCGAGCTCACCGAGTTCGCCCACATGATCCATGAGGGCGCGACGCCGCAGCGCAGCGCCTTCCTGTCGTCGTTCTTCACGCTGGTCGGCACCCACGGCCTGCACGTCACCTTCGGCCTGGTCTGGTTGGTGACGCTGATGGTGCAGACCGCGCGCTTCGGCCTCACCGAAGCCAACCGGCGGCGGCTGATGTGCCTTTCGATGTTCTGGCACTTCCTCGACGTGGTCTGGATCGGCGTCTTCACCTTCGTCTACCTCCTGGGAATGCTGCGATGA
- a CDS encoding thermonuclease family protein yields MQILSMQNLSMLARSTLLACTTLLACGASHAAGCNFEIQGEGRVAAVADARSLRLDDGREVKLAGIEVADRAKATTVLSALLVGREVTLRGQDDTPDRYGRQPAYAFLDGSELPVQSELLRQGLALVSSEIADRDCVSTLMAAEAEARAARSGTWAESTVIKNAESPDDILAGIGRFTVVEGRVLSVRQAGATTYLNFGRNWTRDFALTISRRIVPAFEAAGLAPKSLENRRIRVRGWVEARRGPRIELLRVGQIEVLGGN; encoded by the coding sequence ATGCAGATATTGTCGATGCAGAATCTGTCGATGCTGGCTCGCAGCACCCTCCTCGCGTGCACGACACTGCTTGCTTGCGGCGCAAGTCACGCGGCTGGATGCAATTTCGAGATTCAGGGCGAAGGCCGCGTCGCTGCGGTGGCCGATGCGCGCAGCCTGCGGCTCGACGACGGCCGTGAGGTCAAGCTCGCCGGCATCGAGGTGGCGGACCGGGCGAAGGCCACCACAGTACTGTCGGCGCTGCTGGTCGGCCGCGAGGTGACGCTGCGCGGACAGGACGACACGCCGGACCGCTACGGCCGCCAGCCGGCCTACGCCTTCCTCGACGGCAGCGAACTCCCCGTGCAAAGCGAGCTGCTGCGCCAGGGCCTCGCGCTGGTGTCGTCCGAGATCGCCGACAGAGACTGTGTCAGTACGCTGATGGCGGCGGAGGCCGAGGCGCGGGCCGCCCGATCGGGAACCTGGGCCGAGTCCACGGTCATAAAAAACGCCGAAAGTCCGGACGATATTTTGGCCGGGATTGGGCGCTTTACCGTGGTCGAGGGCAGGGTTTTGTCCGTGCGCCAGGCGGGGGCGACGACCTACCTGAATTTCGGCCGAAACTGGACTCGGGACTTTGCTCTGACTATTTCAAGGCGCATAGTCCCTGCGTTTGAGGCGGCCGGCCTTGCGCCCAAGTCTCTGGAAAATCGTAGGATTCGTGTCCGAGGCTGGGTGGAAGCACGACGTGGGCCGCGAATCGAATTGCTCCGGGTGGGGCAGATTGAAGTACTCGGCGGGAACTAG
- a CDS encoding enoyl-CoA hydratase, whose amino-acid sequence MSDNQMVLQSLDKGLLTITMNRPDRRNALNPDMTRGLVEAARRAQDDTEVRAVLIRGAGGTFCVGGDVKSMAEGRAPLPFEAKMANLRRGMEVSRILHTMPKPVVAQLDGAAAGAGLSIALSCDLRVASASCKITTAFAKVGFSGDYGGTYFLTKMLGSAKARELYMMSPVLSAQEAYNLGMVSKVVPDADIEAETLELARSLAQGPSVALGYIKRNINNAETMTLEACFDGEAIHHTRAGETTDHKEAAKAFVEKRKPTFQGQ is encoded by the coding sequence ATGAGCGATAATCAGATGGTTCTCCAATCCCTCGACAAGGGCCTGCTCACCATCACCATGAACCGCCCGGATCGGCGCAATGCGCTCAATCCCGACATGACGCGCGGCCTCGTCGAGGCGGCGCGGCGTGCGCAGGACGATACCGAGGTGCGTGCGGTGCTGATCCGCGGCGCCGGCGGCACCTTCTGCGTCGGCGGCGACGTCAAGTCGATGGCCGAAGGCCGCGCGCCGCTGCCGTTCGAGGCCAAGATGGCCAATTTGCGCCGCGGCATGGAGGTCTCGCGCATCCTGCACACGATGCCGAAGCCGGTGGTGGCGCAGCTCGACGGCGCGGCGGCCGGCGCCGGGCTCTCGATTGCGCTGTCCTGCGATCTGCGCGTCGCCAGCGCCTCCTGCAAGATCACCACGGCGTTTGCCAAGGTCGGCTTCTCCGGCGACTACGGCGGTACTTACTTCCTGACCAAGATGCTGGGCAGCGCCAAGGCGCGCGAGCTCTACATGATGTCGCCGGTGCTCTCGGCGCAGGAGGCCTACAACCTCGGCATGGTCTCCAAGGTGGTGCCCGATGCTGATATCGAGGCCGAGACGCTGGAGCTGGCGCGATCGCTGGCGCAGGGCCCGTCGGTGGCGCTCGGCTACATCAAGCGCAACATCAACAATGCCGAGACCATGACGTTAGAGGCCTGCTTCGACGGCGAGGCGATCCACCACACCCGTGCCGGCGAGACCACCGACCACAAGGAAGCGGCCAAGGCTTTCGTCGAGAAGCGCAAGCCCACCTTCCAGGGGCAGTAG